A region from the Triticum urartu cultivar G1812 chromosome 1, Tu2.1, whole genome shotgun sequence genome encodes:
- the LOC125553869 gene encoding phospholipid-transporting ATPase ID-like isoform X2: protein MHKSQKLKRPSLRPRLLLSRRLFYPEVGGRKRTRPKKREERYRGKKRAHTGSRDPNRIPSLRRNPKSREKTAQIRPDLALDLARGPPGGFPRSPAGSSSAWSGAAEGRMSSRIKEMVRVATARLGGEPSPRAGPSQPGRAESSRTARLGGGGASLRRQPQPQAPTVRTIYCNDREANAPVAYKGNSVSTTKYSVLTFLPKGLFEQFRRVANLYFLMISILSTTPISPVHPVTNVVPLSLVLLVSLIKEAFEDWKRFQNDMSINNAHVDVLQGQKWESSPWKRLQVGDIVRSRSSKTVISLLICSSYRVRMLMVSAT, encoded by the exons ATGCACAAGTCTCAGAAGCTCAAACGACCCTCCTTGCGACCTCGTCTCCTCCTCTCCCGTCGTCTCTTCTACCCGGAGGTCGGAGGGAGGAAGAGAACAAGGCCAAAAAAAAGGGAAGAGAGATACAGAGGAAAAAAGCGCGCACATACGGGATCGCGCGATCCAAATCGAATCCCCTCCTTACGGAGAAACCCAAAATCCAGAGAAAAGACCGCGCAAATCCGGCCAGATTTGGCCCTCGATCTCGCCCGTGGTCCACCGGGAGGTTTCCCGAGATCTCCCGCGGGTTCCTCCAGCGCCTGGTCTGGCGCCGCAGAGGGCAGGATGAGCTCGCGGATAAAGGAGATGGTGCGGGTGGCCACTGCACGGCTGGGCGGCGAGCCTTCGCCGCGGGCGGGGCCTTCTCAGCCCGGACGCGCGGAGTCGTCCAGGACGGCTCGGCTCGGCGGCGGAGGCGCCAGCCTCCGGCGGCAGCCCCAACCGCAGGCGCCCACCGTGCGCACCATCTACTGCAACGACCGCGAGGCCAACGCGCCCGTCGCATACAAG GGAAATTCTGTATCGACTACAAAGTACAGCGTATTGACATTTCTACCTAAAGGATTGTTTGAACAG TTCAGGCGGGTGGCAAATCTTTACTTCCTCATGATTTCAATCTTGTCGACTACACCAATTAG TCCAGTCCACCCTGTCACCAACGTGGTTCCCCTTAGTCTAGTACTTTTGGTGTCACTCATCAAGGAAGCTTTTGAGGACTGG AAACGTTTCCAGAATGATATGTCAATTAATAATGCACATGTCGATGTATTGCAAGGTCAAAAATGGGAAAGTAGTCCATGGAAAAGACTGCAGGTTGGAGATATTGTGAGG AGCAGATCAAGCAAGACAGTTATTTCCCTGCTGATTTGCTCTTCCTATCGAGTACGAATGCTGATGGTGTCTGCTACATAG
- the LOC125553869 gene encoding phospholipid-transporting ATPase 3-like isoform X1: MHKSQKLKRPSLRPRLLLSRRLFYPEVGGRKRTRPKKREERYRGKKRAHTGSRDPNRIPSLRRNPKSREKTAQIRPDLALDLARGPPGGFPRSPAGSSSAWSGAAEGRMSSRIKEMVRVATARLGGEPSPRAGPSQPGRAESSRTARLGGGGASLRRQPQPQAPTVRTIYCNDREANAPVAYKGNSVSTTKYSVLTFLPKGLFEQFRRVANLYFLMISILSTTPISPVHPVTNVVPLSLVLLVSLIKEAFEDWKRFQNDMSINNAHVDVLQGQKWESSPWKRLQVGDIVRIKQDSYFPADLLFLSSTNADGVCYIETANLDGETNLKIRKALEKTWDYVLPEKALEFKGYSCISFVSFRGHSVP, encoded by the exons ATGCACAAGTCTCAGAAGCTCAAACGACCCTCCTTGCGACCTCGTCTCCTCCTCTCCCGTCGTCTCTTCTACCCGGAGGTCGGAGGGAGGAAGAGAACAAGGCCAAAAAAAAGGGAAGAGAGATACAGAGGAAAAAAGCGCGCACATACGGGATCGCGCGATCCAAATCGAATCCCCTCCTTACGGAGAAACCCAAAATCCAGAGAAAAGACCGCGCAAATCCGGCCAGATTTGGCCCTCGATCTCGCCCGTGGTCCACCGGGAGGTTTCCCGAGATCTCCCGCGGGTTCCTCCAGCGCCTGGTCTGGCGCCGCAGAGGGCAGGATGAGCTCGCGGATAAAGGAGATGGTGCGGGTGGCCACTGCACGGCTGGGCGGCGAGCCTTCGCCGCGGGCGGGGCCTTCTCAGCCCGGACGCGCGGAGTCGTCCAGGACGGCTCGGCTCGGCGGCGGAGGCGCCAGCCTCCGGCGGCAGCCCCAACCGCAGGCGCCCACCGTGCGCACCATCTACTGCAACGACCGCGAGGCCAACGCGCCCGTCGCATACAAG GGAAATTCTGTATCGACTACAAAGTACAGCGTATTGACATTTCTACCTAAAGGATTGTTTGAACAG TTCAGGCGGGTGGCAAATCTTTACTTCCTCATGATTTCAATCTTGTCGACTACACCAATTAG TCCAGTCCACCCTGTCACCAACGTGGTTCCCCTTAGTCTAGTACTTTTGGTGTCACTCATCAAGGAAGCTTTTGAGGACTGG AAACGTTTCCAGAATGATATGTCAATTAATAATGCACATGTCGATGTATTGCAAGGTCAAAAATGGGAAAGTAGTCCATGGAAAAGACTGCAGGTTGGAGATATTGTGAGG ATCAAGCAAGACAGTTATTTCCCTGCTGATTTGCTCTTCCTATCGAGTACGAATGCTGATGGTGTCTGCTACATAGAG acAGCAAATCTTGATGGGGAAACCAACCTGAAAATAAGGAAGGCTTTGGAGAAAACTTGGGACTATGTTCTTCCTGAAAAGGCTTTGGAATTCAAAGGTTATTCATGTATTTCTTTTGTTTCATTTCGAGGACATTCTGTTCCATAG